The genomic segment acatttcatgactgactgactgattgactgactgactgactgactgactaactgattgattgactgactgactgactgactgactgacctaAGAAATACAAGATAGGTAACTACATGaactattaacaagtaaaaaggcgttaagttcggccgggccgaactttggatacccaccatctcgggtatatatgtaaaccaccttttatcaaaattcggtgaaaatttcattccttatactcatatacctcataccgatctgaactatatacgacacggatttcgaaaagccgaacataagtcaccgtgtcaaatttcagtgaaatcggattataaatgcgccttttatggggccaagactttaaatcgagatatcggtctgcatggcagctatatccaaatctggaccgatttgggccaagttgcttaaacatgtcgaacagcctaacacaaagcactgtcccaaatttcggcgaaatcggacaataaatgcctcttttgtgGACCCTAAACCTtcaatccagagatcggtctatatggcagctatattcaaatctggacggatctgggcaaaattgaagaaggacgtcgaagagcctaaccaaactcactgtctcaaatttcagcgacattggacaattaaatgcgtcttttattgccccaaaacctaaaacctagatatcggtctatatggcagctatatccaaatctgaactgatctggaccaaattgaagaaggatgtcaaggggcctaacacaactcactgtcccaaatttcagcaaaatcggataatgaatgtggcttttatgggccttagaccataaatcggaggatcgatctatatggcagctatatccaaatctggaccgatctgagctaaattaacgaaggatgtcgatgggcattacacaattcactgtcccgaatttcagcaaaatcggataataaatgtggcttttgtgggcctaagaccctaaaccggaggatcggtctatattgcagctatatccaaatctgaaccgatctgggccaatttaacgaaggatgtcgaagggtctaagacagctcactgtcgcaaatttcagcaaaatcgggtaataaatgtggcttttatgggcctaagaccctaaatcggaggatcggtctatatggcagctatatccaaatctggaccgatctgagccaaattgacgaagaatgtcgaagggcctaacacaactcactgctccaaatatcagcaaaatcggataataaatgtggcttttatgggccaaagaccctaaatcggcggatcggtctatatgggggctatatcaagatatagtccgatatagctcatcttcgaacttaacctgattatggataAAGAAAGagtctgtgcagaatttcagctcaatatctctatttttaaagactgtagcgtgatttcaacagacagacggacggacatgtctagatcgtcttagatttttacgctgatcaagaatatatatactttatagggtcggaaatggatatttcgatgtgttgcaaacggaatgacaaaataaatatacccccatccttcggtggtgggtataaaaagtcatacattttggtaccaaaactggcataatttggtactttctttgcagatggagctagaggtctgaaatgtggcatgcaggtacaaaaaggaaatatagaatgggtgactaaatgattaattcaaaattcgtacattttggtaccaaaaagggcaaaataggtactaaaacatacaaaatggtactttctttgctcAAAATAGTgattcatttataccttgacaatatggggctacttaatgatttttccgatatattgttattcttggtactatttagtactttctttacagaagggtaccgatttatgaaaattttgacgCAATTATTACAACACTCCATAATCTAATAAACTGAGTGCCTATCTAGGcttttggaagtcctacactaaaagggggtagcgaagcggaccaccgcGATGctaatatgtatataaatatatatacacactgtgtagggtcggaaatggatatttcgttgtgttgcaaacggaatgaataaatgaatatacGTCCTATCCTATAgttgagggtataataattaaatttaattcttATATTTCTTTCATGAATATCCCAAAGGGGAGAGAGATACGGACTGTTGACCATGAGAATGAAAGGTCAATGGGCACAGACAAACACACCATTGACGGACGTTTCGGATGCCTAGTTAAGGCCCCTTATCAACGCCATCGTGTTTACAGAGCCTTTCGTCTGCCGTCTCACAGTTTCCAGCTTCCTGGTCTCTGAGATATATGCTTAGAATTCGAAGGGGACCACAACAAACCAACAACTACTGCCTGCTGTACAACATCTCTTAATGTGTGAATACCTGTGTCTTTCTGGAATTTATATGATTGGTTCATTTCCATATATTTGTTTACTATTGAAGAGGGTAGAGTTATTTCTTACCTGTCAGTATTGCGGCAAAAATGGACCCAATTACCGGAACTCTATATCTGGGATGTATTTTACCCAGATATCTAAATAGCAAACCATCTTGGGCCATTGAATACATTATTCTGGGTAGGGGGAACAATGCTCCCAGCAAACTGGCCAATAAACCCACCAGACCTCCGATTGAGACAATCCACATGGCAAAATTCCAGCCTACTTCCTTGAAGGCACTGGGCAGGGGAGCATTGGCATCTTGCAGATAATAGGGCACCATAAGAGTGAGCACAGTTGAGACTCCGAAATAGCATAGAAATATCACCAAAAGTGACAGCAGTATGGAGCGAGGAATATTTTGACGAGGATTGCGCACCTCTTCGCCAGTGGTCGCTATGCAATCGAAACCCACAAAACCAAAGAAACAGGTGGCAGCACCTTTCAGGGTACCCGAAAAACCAAAGGGGAAAAAGCCACCAGAGCCTACATTTAGGCCCTCAGGTATGTTGGTGGTATTGGTGCTGTAGACATCAATGGTCCAGTTGGACCAACTTGCTATGGGAGacaaaaatgcatatttttggATAAATTTGCTGGCATTAAACTGAGCAATACTTACACTTTATGGCACCTGCAACAATGACGAAAAGCAAAATGGATAAATTGAGACAAGTGCAAAAGTTATTAGCCATGGCAGAAGTTTCCACACCAAAGGCCAAGGCAACTGAAGGAGGCAAACAATAGATTAGGATGACATGCAActtttgttaaaactttttgCGACTTACCTCCAAATACCACCACCAGGCCGaaggcaaaaaaatcaaaatagctGCCTAGGAATGCGATATGCATGGGAGCCACCTCAGCAAATGTGGTCTTTAGCGTATCATTAATTAGTGTGTCCAAATACAAACTTATGCCTCGACACACACTGGCGGTGCCAATCATATATTCCAGTATTAAATTCCAACCTATGACAAAGGCAGCAAATTCTCCTATACACACATAGCTGTAGATGTAAGCTGAACCAGCTTTGGGTACGCGCGCACCAAATTCAGCATAGCAGACACCTGGGCGGAGAGGaagattaaaaaaattggacaatggtTAGGGAAATCAATATTCGTTTCTGTGAGACGGAATGATGGGAAAATTGGTTTCATAAACcgcaaaataagtaaaagctttTTGTTAGCAATCTCTTATCTCAGGCTCATCTCCTCTCCTAAAAGTTTTTTGCACTTACGACTAGGGAAATGTGAGCTATAGTTTTTGTTGCAAACTATTATGCCAAAAAACCTGCGgtaaatattttttcctttcTATCTTTTGTCATTATCTTTAAATATATCCACCAATGTTGGATGAGGGATACACTGATGTAGTCTTTGCAGTTTAACACCCAGAATCATCTATCTGTAATCTAATCTAAGTGATTGTCTTGGTATACTAAGCCATGATGTCCGTCCTTCTCTCTGTCAAAAACACTATTAGCTTCAAATGAGTTAAGCTCTCCTCTGGAAATGTTgcacacatacatttttttcgtCGCTGTCTGTTGTTGATaactaatgggccatatccattcatatttcgatgtagctcccatataagcagatgcaccgatttcacttctttagACATTTTAAGTCTCAAAAGTTTTACCTTCagtctgaaatttgcaacaccCACACTAAATAGATCGATGAGCATCTAAATCTTCAGTTTTGTGTGAACTCTTTtagacctttttataccctccacttcgaaatataggtctaagaccccataaatcttgatcgccttgacattttaagtcgatctagccatattcgcCCGTCTGACGGTCTGTCCGCCtgcctgtggaaagcacgctaactttcgaaggagtaaagctagacgcttgaaattttgcacacatacttcctattaatgtaggtcagttggggcgtttcctttgccattgcccggctttcgcggctaaaagatacCGTTGCTAAGGTtgcaacttaggggagtgttatgggaaacaattaagaattttctaagaagcacggaattcctaactagaaatattctttttcgaggctactttagagcgcacaacaagccgattactggcttaggtgtatgtccatagtggtatggggcggattaatatccgcaccctcttttcagccttacctaacctaacctaaacatgctcctatttgtaaggctattttggatttttaactacggttcactgttgtcttacaagacgcaaagttaaggatttatttaGCCTActaattaaaaaatcaaatccgCATAATATGAAGGATAATATTTTGCACCAAGGCCAATGTTTCTTTAGATAAATTTTACTAATCTTGCATCTTTAAAATTACGATGAACATTTTGTCAATGTAAAGACTATAAACACCCAGGCCAAATGGGGACAAGAAAGGTCCATAACGTTTGCTTTCTTTACCCCTATAACCCTGATTTAATAAAGCATGGCGTGATGATCAAACATATGACCTTCGACATATGACCTTTCTCAGTCGTAGGcttttttgtgtaaatttttagcagaattcgtGCTGATGGGTAATCATGATTTGGTTGCAACTTACCTGCTAACAACGAAGCCAAAGCTGCTATGGCAAATGAGATAATCACTGAAGGTCCCGCCTGATCTTTGGCTATCTGTCCGGCCAAGACATAAACACCAGCACCCAATGTGGATCCAACCCCCAAGGCTGTCAGATCGTACAAGCCCAAAACACGATTAAGTTTTCCTTCGCCATCACCACTCTCTTGTGATAGGGCTTTTCGGCGAGTCAATACTTTCCAATAGGAGGGTTGTTGCACCATCTTGATGAGATTGTGATGAACTGTAATGAAATCGAAATTAATATCACATTTCATTTGGCGAAAACGCTGAACTGGCAATAACAATGATGATGACGTTGTAAAGCTAATGCACTGATGGCAACAATTTGTCATTTTTGTGTTGTATTTGGGTTTTAATCAGAATATTGAAACACGTTTTTTGCGGTTTGGCTCATATGCAGCTgaggagcttaaaattgaatgtgGTTCCCCCTATGTTTCCCctaaaccaaatttttaaattcccccccccccccaaaaaaaaaaaaatattttgaatcgaAGCTGTTACAGATTTTTTCTATATCCCTGGAAGAGGAAGTTGAGAccattatatttaaattttcttcatttataAGTGGACCTTATCT from the Stomoxys calcitrans chromosome 1, idStoCalc2.1, whole genome shotgun sequence genome contains:
- the LOC106084748 gene encoding cationic amino acid transporter 3 isoform X2; translation: MVQQPSYWKVLTRRKALSQESGDGEGKLNRVLGLYDLTALGVGSTLGAGVYVLAGQIAKDQAGPSVIISFAIAALASLLAGVCYAEFGARVPKAGSAYIYSYVCIGEFAAFVIGWNLILEYMIGTASVCRGISLYLDTLINDTLKTTFAEVAPMHIAFLGSYFDFFAFGLVVVFGVALAFGVETSAMANNFCTCLNLSILLFVIVAGAIKSSWSNWTIDVYSTNTTNIPEGLNVGSGGFFPFGFSGTLKGAATCFFGFVGFDCIATTGEEVRNPRQNIPRSILLSLLVIFLCYFGVSTVLTLMVPYYLQDANAPLPSAFKEVGWNFAMWIVSIGGLVGLLASLLGALFPLPRIMYSMAQDGLLFRYLGKIHPRYRVPVIGSIFAAILTALIAGLFDLAQLVDLLSIGTLLAYSVVAISITILRYMDNSETFNTHEVIAENGHANGTNHHHSNGNGNSNGHTASESTLLTSPGERVTFKTVVSQMFNFRRVEVPNQLTTRIVGTLITLFCLLSMGIGLIFMQAYDALINNQLWVLVLLIVLVTLTLLVLVFICLQPREAYARVFRVPFVPVVPAVSIFINIYLMLQLDMMTWIRFGVWMVIGLAIYFFYGLPNSFRDLKRQRVGWQKLRYSEYF